A genomic segment from Gossypium hirsutum isolate 1008001.06 chromosome D04, Gossypium_hirsutum_v2.1, whole genome shotgun sequence encodes:
- the LOC107899538 gene encoding protein MET1, chloroplastic isoform X1, translated as MALAPTTYPSYLCSNTCSPLHRATQPLLSSTRHVGVRFNSKCSASFCSGKEQLKPWILVAKASEGESQTTEQEEQQYEEYEVEIEQPYGLKFRKGRDGGTYIDAIQPGGAADKAGVFTVGDKVLATSAVFGTEIWPAAEYGRTMYTIRQRIGPLLMKMQKRYGKVDEGGELTEKEIIRAERNSGVISDRVREIQMQNYMRKKEQKERRETDLREGLQLYKSGNYEQALEKFESVLGSKPEPNEAAVASYNVACCYAKLNQIQAGLSALEDALEAGFEDFKRIRTDPDLANLKNSEQFEPLLKRFDESFINENAINAIKSLFGIFNQK; from the exons ATGGCTTTGGCTCCCACCACTTATCCCTCCTATCTCTGCTCTAACACTTGCTCACCCTTACACAGAGCCACTCAACCTCTCCTTTCTTCAACCAGGCATGTAGGAGTTAGATTTAACAGCAAGTGTTCAGCGTCTTTCTGCAGTGGCAAGGAGCAGCTAAAGCCATGGATTTTGGTAGCGAAAGCATCGGAAGGTGAGTCCCAAACCACAGAGCAGGAAGAGCAGCAGTACGAGGAGTATGAGGTAGAGATTGAGCAGCCTTATGGGCTCAAATTCAGAAAAGGCAGAGATGGTGGGACTTACATTGATGCTATTCAGCCTGGTGGAGCTGCTGACAAGGCTGGGGTTTTCACCGTTGGGGACAAAGTACTTGCCACCAG TGCAGTGTTTGGAACAGAAATATGGCCGGCTGCCGAATATGGGAGGACAATGTACACCATCCGCCAGAGAATTGGTCCATTGCTTATGAAAATGCAGAAAAGATATG GGAAGGTTGATGAAGGAGGCGAATTAACAGAGAAGGAGATTATTAGAGCTGAGAGGAACTCAGGTGTAATTAGTGACAGAGTGAGGGAAATCCAA ATGCAAAACTATATGAGGAAAAAGGAACAAAAAGAACGCAGGGAAACGGATCTTCGTGAAGGGTTGCAACTATACAA GAGCGGCAATTACGAGCAAGCGCTGGAGAAATTCGAGTCTGTACTGGGATCAAAGCCAGAGCCTAATGAAGCAGCAGTAGCAAGTTACAATGTTGCTTGCTGTTATGCAAAGCTTAATCAG ATTCAAGCTGGTCTATCAGCACTTGAAGATGCCTTGGAGGCAGGATTTGAAGACTTTAAG AGAATCCGGACGGATCCAGACCTGGCCAATCTAAAAAACTCAGAGCAATTTGAGCCACTGCTTAAAAGGTTTGATGAATCATTTATCAATGAGAATGCCATCAATGCCATTAAATCTTTATTTGGCATTTTCAACCAGAAATAG
- the LOC107899538 gene encoding protein MET1, chloroplastic isoform X2, with amino-acid sequence MGSNSEKAEMVGLTLMLFSLVELLTRLGFSPLGTKYLPPVFGTEIWPAAEYGRTMYTIRQRIGPLLMKMQKRYGKVDEGGELTEKEIIRAERNSGVISDRVREIQMQNYMRKKEQKERRETDLREGLQLYKSGNYEQALEKFESVLGSKPEPNEAAVASYNVACCYAKLNQIQAGLSALEDALEAGFEDFKRIRTDPDLANLKNSEQFEPLLKRFDESFINENAINAIKSLFGIFNQK; translated from the exons ATGGGCTCAAATTCAGAAAAGGCAGAGATGGTGGGACTTACATTGATGCTATTCAGCCTGGTGGAGCTGCTGACAAGGCTGGGGTTTTCACCGTTGGGGACAAAGTACTTGCCACCAG TGTTTGGAACAGAAATATGGCCGGCTGCCGAATATGGGAGGACAATGTACACCATCCGCCAGAGAATTGGTCCATTGCTTATGAAAATGCAGAAAAGATATG GGAAGGTTGATGAAGGAGGCGAATTAACAGAGAAGGAGATTATTAGAGCTGAGAGGAACTCAGGTGTAATTAGTGACAGAGTGAGGGAAATCCAA ATGCAAAACTATATGAGGAAAAAGGAACAAAAAGAACGCAGGGAAACGGATCTTCGTGAAGGGTTGCAACTATACAA GAGCGGCAATTACGAGCAAGCGCTGGAGAAATTCGAGTCTGTACTGGGATCAAAGCCAGAGCCTAATGAAGCAGCAGTAGCAAGTTACAATGTTGCTTGCTGTTATGCAAAGCTTAATCAG ATTCAAGCTGGTCTATCAGCACTTGAAGATGCCTTGGAGGCAGGATTTGAAGACTTTAAG AGAATCCGGACGGATCCAGACCTGGCCAATCTAAAAAACTCAGAGCAATTTGAGCCACTGCTTAAAAGGTTTGATGAATCATTTATCAATGAGAATGCCATCAATGCCATTAAATCTTTATTTGGCATTTTCAACCAGAAATAG